In Acidobacteriota bacterium, a single genomic region encodes these proteins:
- the rpsD gene encoding 30S ribosomal protein S4, which yields MARYNESVCRLCRREGIKLFLKGDRCFKDSCAVNRRPYPPGEQGRQRRSKIMGYGLQLREKQKVKRIYGVLERQFRKYFKEADRLKGITGANLLILLESRLDNVIYKIGFAASRAQARQFVRHGKILVNGRCVDIPSFQVSKGDEITVKEGFRKNAFLFANVEIAGSRGIPGWLSMDKDTLKGRVLELPRREDVNLDVNEQLIVELYSK from the coding sequence TTGGCCAGATATAACGAGTCGGTGTGCCGCCTGTGCCGCCGTGAAGGAATCAAGCTTTTTCTGAAGGGTGACCGTTGCTTCAAGGACAGCTGCGCCGTCAACCGCCGGCCCTATCCTCCGGGTGAACAGGGGCGCCAGCGCCGTTCCAAGATCATGGGGTACGGCCTCCAGCTCCGTGAGAAGCAGAAGGTGAAGCGGATCTACGGCGTGCTGGAACGGCAGTTCCGGAAGTATTTCAAGGAAGCCGACCGGCTGAAGGGCATCACGGGCGCCAACCTGCTGATCCTCCTGGAGAGCCGGCTGGACAACGTGATCTACAAGATCGGGTTCGCCGCCTCCCGCGCCCAGGCCCGGCAGTTCGTCCGCCACGGGAAGATCCTGGTGAACGGCCGCTGCGTGGACATCCCCTCCTTCCAGGTGAGCAAGGGCGACGAGATCACCGTCAAGGAAGGCTTCCGAAAGAACGCCTTCCTCTTTGCCAACGTCGAGATCGCGGGCAGCCGCGGGATCCCCGGCTGGCTGTCCATGGACAAGGACACCCTCAAGGGCCGCGTGCTGGAACTTCCCAGGCGCGAGGACGTCAACCTCGACGTCAACGAGCAGCTGATCGTCGAACTGTACTCGAAATAA
- the rpsK gene encoding 30S ribosomal protein S11: MAKDTKTTARKTAKKKVRKNIPTGKVFITSTFNNTIITVTDVNGNAISSASGGTIGFKGSRKGTPFAAQQASDAAVRAAMENGLKEVDVVIKGPGPGRESAIRALNIDGLRIRTIRDATPIPHNGCRPKKRRRV, translated from the coding sequence ATGGCGAAGGATACCAAGACCACCGCCCGAAAGACCGCCAAGAAGAAAGTTCGGAAGAACATCCCCACGGGGAAGGTGTTCATCACCTCCACGTTCAACAACACCATCATCACCGTCACGGACGTGAACGGCAACGCCATCTCTTCCGCCAGCGGTGGGACGATCGGTTTCAAGGGCTCCCGCAAGGGGACCCCGTTCGCCGCCCAGCAGGCTTCCGATGCCGCCGTGCGGGCCGCCATGGAAAACGGGCTGAAGGAAGTGGACGTGGTCATCAAGGGCCCCGGCCCCGGCCGTGAATCCGCCATCCGGGCGCTCAACATCGACGGGCTGCGCATCCGCACCATCCGCGACGCCACGCCCATTCCCCACAACGGCTGCCGCCCCAAGAAGCGCCGCAGAGTCTAA